From a region of the Streptomyces sp. NBC_01244 genome:
- a CDS encoding multicopper oxidase family protein, which yields MDPTASETFEPSGPNRRTLLRYGTVAGLGALVTATPFFKSDGAAAATAGGPEPSAPELKLTKFRDPLRIPPVMRPRDRGDHDELTVRMRTAEVTVHSEMPPVTMWTYEGVYPGPTIKTVSGRPLRVVWENQLTGNIPVKAVDFDSPTGRAPDPLTNYPGTTGTKVVGGVSDLEPWAAVHLHGMLTGGGNDGWMENLIGPGDVQLSAYPNAQAATTLWYHDHTHHVSRFSVYAGLAGMFLSRNEEEEALDLPEGARDVPLFLSDRNFDVDESGALAGRLVHKVEMIGPQRLMRTHSAPYTLVNGVVWPYLDVAPRWYRFRIVNGANSRIYRLMLLADGQPVPGALRVIGTDQGLVDKPLTVEGALNLSPGERVDVMIDFSAFRGRALKLVNTLESIAPGASNKLNDLLEPDVMQFRVADQRPSSRPALPAALSPTFKRLTHHDLPHDLAPRWVVVVGPGSTNIPELWEMEEVDPAGITFPSAGIVQVQDAEGTVKTLRRTAMAYDDGKTFTAALGSVEIWKYLNLAASPHPMHIHLSHFQVLSRESYDITGFHRVTRGSSKPIAFKAAGALEAHELGEKDVIRVGTAGLITPNATLGELVTVAVRFPVVGRGVHHCHMLEHEQHMVRPLVVSPAVHLHAGGHH from the coding sequence ATGGATCCCACAGCTTCCGAAACATTCGAGCCTTCCGGGCCGAACCGCCGTACGCTGCTGCGCTACGGCACCGTCGCCGGCCTGGGCGCCCTCGTGACCGCCACCCCCTTCTTCAAGTCGGACGGTGCGGCCGCCGCGACTGCCGGAGGGCCCGAGCCGTCGGCGCCCGAGCTGAAGCTGACCAAGTTCCGGGATCCGCTGCGGATCCCGCCGGTGATGCGCCCCCGCGACCGCGGCGACCATGACGAGCTGACCGTCCGCATGCGCACCGCCGAGGTCACCGTGCATTCGGAGATGCCGCCGGTGACGATGTGGACGTACGAGGGCGTCTACCCGGGCCCGACGATCAAGACGGTGAGCGGCCGTCCACTGCGGGTCGTCTGGGAGAACCAGCTCACCGGCAACATCCCCGTCAAGGCCGTCGACTTCGACTCGCCCACGGGCCGCGCGCCCGACCCGCTCACCAACTACCCGGGCACCACGGGGACCAAGGTGGTCGGTGGTGTGTCGGACCTGGAGCCGTGGGCCGCGGTGCACCTGCACGGCATGCTGACCGGCGGCGGCAACGACGGCTGGATGGAGAACCTCATAGGCCCGGGCGACGTGCAGTTGTCGGCCTATCCGAACGCCCAGGCCGCGACCACGCTCTGGTACCACGACCACACCCATCACGTGAGCCGCTTCAGCGTGTACGCCGGGCTCGCGGGCATGTTCCTCTCCCGCAACGAGGAGGAGGAGGCGCTCGACCTGCCCGAAGGCGCCCGTGACGTGCCGCTGTTCCTCAGCGACCGCAACTTCGACGTGGACGAGTCCGGTGCCCTCGCCGGGCGGCTGGTCCACAAGGTGGAGATGATCGGCCCGCAGCGCCTCATGCGGACCCACTCGGCCCCGTACACCCTGGTCAACGGGGTGGTCTGGCCGTATCTGGACGTCGCGCCGCGCTGGTACCGGTTCCGGATCGTCAACGGCGCGAACTCCCGGATCTACCGGCTGATGCTGCTGGCGGACGGTCAGCCCGTCCCGGGGGCGCTGCGGGTGATCGGTACCGACCAGGGCCTGGTCGACAAGCCGCTGACGGTCGAGGGGGCGCTCAACCTCTCCCCCGGCGAGCGCGTCGACGTCATGATCGACTTCAGCGCGTTCCGGGGGCGGGCCCTGAAGCTGGTCAACACGCTGGAGAGCATCGCGCCCGGTGCCTCCAACAAGCTCAACGACCTGCTGGAGCCCGACGTGATGCAGTTCCGCGTCGCGGACCAGCGGCCCTCCAGCCGACCCGCGCTGCCGGCGGCGCTCTCGCCCACGTTCAAGCGGCTCACCCACCACGACCTGCCCCACGACCTCGCCCCCCGGTGGGTGGTCGTGGTCGGTCCCGGCTCGACGAACATTCCCGAGCTGTGGGAGATGGAGGAGGTCGACCCGGCGGGGATCACCTTCCCGTCCGCCGGGATCGTCCAGGTCCAGGACGCCGAGGGCACCGTCAAGACGCTGCGCAGGACGGCGATGGCGTACGACGACGGCAAGACGTTCACCGCCGCGCTGGGCAGCGTGGAGATCTGGAAGTACCTCAACCTCGCCGCGTCCCCGCACCCCATGCACATCCACCTGTCGCACTTCCAGGTGCTGTCCCGCGAGAGCTACGACATCACCGGGTTCCACCGGGTCACCCGCGGCTCGTCCAAGCCCATCGCGTTCAAGGCCGCGGGGGCGCTGGAAGCCCACGAGCTCGGGGAGAAGGACGTGATCCGGGTGGGTACGGCCGGCCTGATCACGCCGAACGCCACGCTGGGCGAGCTGGTCACGGTGGCGGTCCGGTTCCCCGTCGTCGGCAGGGGCGTCCACCACTGCCACATGCTGGAGCACGAGCAGCACATGGTGCGGCCCCTGGTGGTGTCGCCGGCCGTCCATCTGCACGCGGGCGGCCACCACTGA
- the cysC gene encoding adenylyl-sulfate kinase: MAARYTAEAAPAAAPSERGATVWLTGLPSAGKTTLAFTLAERLRAEGHEVQVLDGDEIREFLSAGLGFTRADRHTNVQRIGFVAGLLASHGVKTLVPVIAPYAESRSAVRARHAAGGTPFLEIHVATPVTLCSQRDVKGLYAKQAAGEISGLTGVDDPYETPENPELRIQTQGRSVADSAAELHTFLTERGLA; encoded by the coding sequence CTGGCCGCCCGGTACACCGCGGAGGCGGCCCCGGCCGCCGCCCCCAGCGAGCGCGGCGCCACCGTGTGGCTGACCGGGCTGCCCAGCGCGGGCAAGACCACGCTCGCCTTCACCCTCGCCGAGCGCCTGCGCGCCGAGGGGCACGAGGTCCAGGTGCTCGACGGCGACGAGATACGAGAGTTCCTCTCCGCCGGCCTGGGCTTCACCCGCGCGGACCGGCACACCAACGTCCAGCGGATCGGCTTCGTGGCCGGGCTGCTGGCCTCCCACGGCGTCAAGACGCTGGTACCGGTCATCGCCCCGTACGCCGAGTCCCGCTCCGCCGTCCGTGCCCGGCACGCCGCCGGCGGCACGCCGTTCCTGGAGATCCACGTGGCCACCCCGGTCACGCTCTGTTCCCAGCGCGACGTGAAGGGCCTGTACGCCAAGCAGGCGGCCGGCGAGATCTCCGGTCTCACGGGCGTCGACGACCCGTACGAGACACCTGAGAACCCGGAGCTGCGCATCCAGACGCAGGGCCGGTCGGTGGCCGATTCCGCAGCAGAGCTGCACACCTTCCTGACCGAGAGGGGCCTGGCATGA
- the cysD gene encoding sulfate adenylyltransferase subunit CysD produces MTTATHRLIEASGNPFALTHLDSLESEAVHIFREVAGEFEKPVVLFSGGKDSIVMLHLALKAFAPAPVPFVLLHVDTGHNFPEVIEYRDRTVAQHGLRLHVASVQDYIDAGKLTERADGTRNPLQTVPLTEAIQQHAFDAVFGGGRRDEEKARAKERVFSLRNEFSQWDPRRQRPELWQLYNGRHAPGEHVRVFPLSNWTELDVWQYIAREKIELPDIYFAHERDVFLRGGMWLTAGEWGGPKDGETVEKRLVRYRTVGDMSCTGAVDSDAATLDAVIAEIAVSRLTERGATRADDKMSEAAMEDRKREGYF; encoded by the coding sequence ATGACGACCGCGACCCATCGCCTGATCGAGGCGTCGGGGAACCCCTTCGCGCTGACGCACCTGGACTCGCTGGAATCCGAGGCGGTCCACATCTTCCGCGAGGTGGCGGGCGAGTTCGAGAAGCCGGTGGTCCTCTTCTCCGGCGGCAAGGACTCGATCGTCATGCTGCACCTGGCGCTGAAGGCGTTCGCGCCGGCGCCGGTGCCGTTCGTGCTGCTGCACGTCGACACCGGGCACAACTTCCCCGAAGTCATCGAGTACCGGGACCGCACGGTCGCCCAGCACGGCCTGCGCCTGCACGTGGCCTCGGTCCAGGACTACATCGACGCCGGCAAGCTCACGGAGCGCGCCGACGGCACCCGCAACCCGCTGCAGACCGTCCCGCTGACCGAGGCGATCCAGCAGCACGCGTTCGACGCCGTCTTCGGCGGCGGCCGCCGCGACGAGGAGAAGGCCCGCGCCAAGGAGCGCGTCTTCTCCCTGCGCAACGAGTTCTCGCAGTGGGACCCGCGCCGCCAGCGCCCCGAGCTGTGGCAGCTCTACAACGGCCGCCACGCCCCGGGCGAGCACGTGCGCGTCTTCCCGCTCTCCAACTGGACCGAGCTGGACGTGTGGCAGTACATCGCCCGCGAGAAGATCGAACTGCCGGACATCTACTTCGCCCACGAACGGGACGTCTTCCTGCGGGGCGGCATGTGGCTGACCGCCGGTGAGTGGGGCGGCCCGAAGGACGGCGAGACGGTCGAGAAGCGGCTCGTCCGCTACCGCACCGTGGGCGACATGTCCTGCACCGGCGCCGTCGACTCCGACGCCGCCACGCTCGACGCGGTGATCGCCGAGATCGCCGTGTCCCGGCTCACCGAACGGGGCGCGACCCGCGCCGACGACAAGATGTCCGAGGCCGCGATGGAAGACCGCAAGCGCGAAGGGTACTTCTAG
- a CDS encoding ABC transporter ATP-binding protein: protein MTTALTIPKCAPVVETTDEYPAVRLSHVSKAFGRPGAASVVLDDISLDVAPGEFVTLLGASGCGKSTLLNLVAGLDEPSAGSIEVAGTRPSLMFQDHALFPWLSAGRNIELALRLAGVPREERKPEAERLLELVRLGGAYRKRVHELSGGMRQRVAMARSLAQGSNVLLMDEPFAALDAITRDVLHEEITRIWNQRRLTVLFVTHNVREAVRLAQRVVLLSSRPGRIAREWRVDLPHSLRGESREVAALSTEITEHLRGEIRRHVQH from the coding sequence ATGACCACGGCACTGACCATTCCGAAGTGCGCCCCCGTCGTCGAGACCACGGACGAGTACCCGGCGGTCCGGCTCTCGCATGTCTCCAAGGCCTTCGGCCGCCCCGGCGCGGCCTCCGTCGTGCTCGACGACATCAGCCTGGACGTGGCCCCGGGTGAGTTCGTCACCCTGCTCGGCGCTTCCGGCTGTGGCAAGTCCACCCTGTTGAACCTGGTGGCGGGGCTCGACGAACCCAGCGCCGGATCCATCGAGGTGGCCGGCACCCGGCCGTCGCTGATGTTCCAGGACCACGCACTGTTCCCGTGGCTGAGCGCGGGTCGCAACATCGAGCTGGCGCTGCGCCTGGCGGGCGTACCGCGCGAGGAGCGCAAGCCCGAGGCCGAGCGGCTGCTGGAACTGGTCCGCCTCGGCGGCGCGTACCGCAAGCGGGTGCACGAGCTGTCCGGCGGCATGCGCCAGCGCGTGGCCATGGCCCGCTCGCTCGCCCAGGGCAGCAACGTACTGCTGATGGACGAGCCGTTCGCCGCACTCGACGCCATCACCCGGGACGTCCTCCACGAGGAGATCACCCGGATCTGGAACCAGCGCAGGCTCACCGTCCTGTTCGTCACCCACAACGTCAGAGAGGCCGTGCGCCTCGCCCAGCGCGTCGTCCTGCTGTCGTCCCGTCCCGGCCGGATCGCCCGCGAGTGGCGCGTCGACCTGCCGCATTCACTGCGGGGCGAGTCCCGCGAGGTCGCGGCGCTGTCCACCGAAATCACCGAGCACCTGCGTGGGGAGATCCGCCGCCATGTCCAGCACTGA
- a CDS encoding aliphatic sulfonate ABC transporter substrate-binding protein — translation MHHQTIGRVAMAAVAVTTAAGLLSGCSYGASADEAPKQTVGVSGAKLSADTVKIGYFPNLTHATALVGLQDGLFQKELGSTRIKSQYFNAGPAEIEALNAGSIDIGWIGPNSAINGYAKSHGTSLRIIGGSASGGVKLVVNPAKIGSLDDLRGKKIATPQLGGTQDVALLNYLAGKGYKVDPASGAGDVNVLRTENKVVPEAYKSGSIDGAWVPEPTASRLVTLGAKVLLDEKSLWPGGVFVTTNIIVSQKFLAAHPDVVEAVLRGAVAANAFIKADPEKAKADANLRIKADTGNALPAAILDPAWAGIDFIDDPLAATLQTGADHAVAAGLLDKPELAGIVDLTLLNKVLTAAGRPAVADAGLGVK, via the coding sequence ATGCACCACCAGACGATCGGGCGCGTGGCCATGGCGGCCGTCGCCGTGACCACGGCCGCCGGACTGCTGTCGGGCTGCAGCTACGGCGCCAGTGCCGACGAAGCCCCGAAGCAGACCGTGGGCGTCTCGGGTGCGAAGCTCTCCGCCGACACCGTGAAGATCGGCTACTTCCCGAACCTCACGCACGCGACCGCCCTGGTGGGCCTGCAGGACGGCCTGTTCCAGAAGGAGCTGGGGTCGACCCGGATCAAGTCCCAGTACTTCAACGCCGGCCCGGCCGAAATCGAGGCGCTCAACGCCGGTTCGATCGACATCGGCTGGATCGGCCCGAACTCGGCGATCAACGGCTACGCCAAGTCGCACGGCACCTCCCTGCGGATCATCGGCGGCTCGGCCTCCGGCGGTGTCAAGCTGGTGGTCAACCCGGCGAAGATCGGTTCGCTGGACGACCTCCGGGGCAAGAAGATCGCCACCCCGCAGCTCGGCGGTACCCAGGACGTCGCCCTGCTGAACTATCTGGCGGGCAAGGGCTACAAGGTGGACCCGGCCTCCGGCGCGGGTGACGTCAATGTGCTCCGTACGGAGAACAAGGTGGTGCCGGAGGCGTACAAGTCCGGCTCCATCGACGGCGCCTGGGTGCCCGAGCCGACCGCCTCCAGGCTGGTCACGCTCGGTGCGAAGGTCCTGCTGGACGAGAAGTCGCTGTGGCCGGGCGGCGTGTTCGTGACCACCAACATCATCGTCTCGCAGAAGTTCCTGGCCGCGCACCCCGACGTGGTCGAGGCCGTGCTGCGCGGCGCCGTGGCGGCCAACGCCTTCATCAAGGCCGACCCGGAGAAGGCGAAGGCCGACGCCAACCTGCGGATCAAGGCCGACACGGGCAACGCGCTGCCGGCCGCCATCCTCGACCCCGCGTGGGCCGGCATCGACTTCATCGACGACCCGCTGGCCGCCACCCTGCAGACCGGGGCCGACCACGCGGTCGCCGCGGGCCTGCTCGACAAGCCCGAACTCGCCGGGATCGTCGACCTGACCCTGCTCAACAAGGTGCTCACGGCTGCGGGCAGGCCCGCCGTGGCGGACGCCGGGCTCGGCGTCAAGTGA
- a CDS encoding alpha/beta fold hydrolase, whose protein sequence is MLKVVSRDGTTIAYEKSGEGPPLVLLNGAFRDHTIFSELVPELARHCTVYAYDRRGRGQSGDAPEFAVEREIEDLQAVIEEAGGSAAVFAGSTGANLAIQAALTGTPITKLALHEPFFRVDGFPKPPWNAARTLQVLLEDGRRDEAAEYFLGPVLGLTPDNVAEWRRSPIWAMNEANAHTLSYDVEICGDFSVPAGPLAGFQTQTLVLNSDNTSAWLRAAAQATAAALPNGRGLELSGSWHRIDMDVLGRTLAEFAGA, encoded by the coding sequence ATGCTCAAGGTCGTTTCACGGGACGGCACGACGATCGCTTACGAGAAGTCGGGCGAAGGCCCCCCGCTCGTTCTGCTCAACGGTGCCTTCCGCGACCACACGATCTTCTCCGAACTCGTTCCCGAGCTGGCGCGGCACTGCACCGTGTACGCCTACGACCGCCGCGGGCGCGGCCAGAGCGGTGACGCTCCCGAGTTCGCCGTCGAGCGGGAGATCGAGGATCTCCAGGCGGTGATCGAGGAAGCGGGCGGCTCGGCGGCCGTGTTCGCCGGGTCCACGGGCGCCAACCTGGCGATCCAGGCGGCGCTCACGGGCACGCCGATCACCAAGCTGGCGCTCCACGAGCCGTTCTTCCGGGTCGACGGTTTCCCGAAGCCCCCGTGGAACGCCGCGCGGACGCTCCAGGTCCTCCTGGAGGACGGCCGGCGCGACGAGGCGGCCGAGTACTTCCTCGGCCCCGTCCTGGGCCTCACCCCCGACAACGTCGCGGAGTGGCGCAGGAGCCCGATCTGGGCGATGAACGAGGCGAACGCGCACACGCTGTCGTACGACGTCGAGATCTGCGGCGACTTCTCCGTACCGGCCGGCCCGCTCGCCGGATTCCAGACGCAGACGCTGGTCCTCAACAGCGACAACACCAGCGCCTGGCTGCGTGCGGCAGCACAGGCGACCGCGGCGGCCCTGCCCAACGGCCGGGGCCTTGAGCTCTCCGGATCCTGGCACCGGATCGACATGGACGTGCTCGGCCGGACGCTGGCCGAGTTCGCCGGCGCCTGA
- a CDS encoding ABC transporter ATP-binding protein, which translates to MKDGQLRRVLGLFRPYRRRLLSVVFLVAASSLVSLINPFLIREVMDTALPQDRLGLLSLLALGMIVVSVTTSSFNVWQTHVSATVGQLVMHDLRTAVYAHLQRMSLAFFARTRTGEVQSRIANDIGGMQVTVTTTATALLSDITIVLASTTAMFLLDWRLTLASMLMLPAFALVSRRVGNERRHITRDRQGQLAGLSSTMQESLSISGILLSHTMGRSRSLTDDFARQSRKLTDVEVRVTTAGLWYQSTIWIVIASMPAVIYWVTGLTSSNGHMSISIGSLVAFTSLQQSLFRPAQRLLTVGIEIQGSLELFSRIFEYLDLPVDIAEPERPVEPAVLRGEVRMRGVGFSYTGTKQPTLAGVDVTIPAGRSLAIVGETGSGKTTLSYLIPRLYDVTSGSVTIDGVDVRDLSFDTLTSAVGVVSQETYLFHATVADNLRFAKPDATDEELFAAARIAHIHDYLMLLPDGYDTVVGERGYRFSGGEKQRLAIARTILRDPPILVLDEATSALDTQTEQAVQKAIDAASVGRTTITVAHRLSTVRNSDEIIVLDRGRVSERGTHDELILRGGHYATLINRDSEPIAV; encoded by the coding sequence ATGAAGGACGGCCAGCTGCGACGCGTCCTCGGGCTGTTCCGCCCGTACAGAAGGCGGCTGCTGTCCGTCGTGTTCCTGGTCGCGGCCTCCTCCCTGGTCTCCCTGATCAACCCGTTCCTGATCCGTGAGGTCATGGACACGGCGCTGCCTCAGGACAGGCTGGGGCTGCTGTCCCTGCTCGCCCTCGGCATGATCGTGGTGTCGGTCACCACCAGCTCGTTCAACGTCTGGCAGACGCACGTGTCGGCCACGGTGGGCCAGCTGGTCATGCACGACCTGCGCACGGCGGTGTACGCCCACCTCCAGCGGATGTCGCTGGCCTTCTTCGCCCGCACCCGTACCGGCGAGGTGCAGTCGCGCATCGCCAACGACATCGGCGGGATGCAGGTCACCGTGACGACCACCGCCACGGCTCTGCTGTCCGACATCACCATCGTCCTCGCCTCGACGACCGCCATGTTCCTGCTCGACTGGCGGCTGACGCTCGCGTCCATGCTCATGCTTCCGGCGTTCGCCCTGGTGAGCCGTCGCGTCGGGAACGAGCGGCGCCACATCACCCGTGACCGGCAGGGCCAGCTCGCCGGGCTCTCCTCGACCATGCAGGAGTCGCTGTCGATCAGCGGGATCCTGCTCAGCCACACCATGGGCCGCTCCCGCTCCCTGACCGACGACTTCGCGCGGCAGTCGCGCAAGCTCACCGATGTCGAGGTGCGCGTCACCACCGCGGGCCTGTGGTACCAGTCCACGATCTGGATCGTCATAGCCTCCATGCCGGCGGTGATCTACTGGGTCACGGGGCTGACCTCGAGCAACGGCCACATGTCCATCTCCATCGGCTCCCTGGTCGCCTTCACCTCGCTCCAGCAGAGCCTGTTCCGCCCGGCGCAGCGGCTGCTGACCGTCGGGATCGAGATCCAGGGCTCTCTCGAGCTGTTCAGCCGAATCTTCGAGTACCTCGACCTGCCCGTGGACATCGCCGAGCCGGAGCGGCCGGTCGAGCCGGCCGTCTTGCGGGGGGAGGTGCGCATGCGGGGGGTCGGCTTCTCCTACACGGGAACGAAGCAGCCGACGCTGGCCGGCGTCGACGTGACCATTCCCGCGGGCCGCAGCCTCGCGATCGTCGGAGAGACCGGCTCGGGGAAGACCACGCTCAGCTACCTCATCCCGCGGCTCTACGACGTCACGTCCGGTTCCGTCACGATCGACGGGGTCGACGTGCGCGACCTGTCCTTCGACACGCTCACGTCCGCGGTCGGCGTCGTCTCCCAGGAGACGTACCTGTTCCACGCCACGGTCGCGGACAACCTGCGGTTCGCCAAGCCCGACGCGACCGACGAGGAGCTGTTCGCGGCGGCGCGGATCGCCCACATCCACGACTATCTGATGCTGCTCCCCGACGGCTACGACACGGTGGTCGGCGAGCGCGGGTACCGGTTCTCCGGCGGCGAGAAGCAGCGGCTGGCGATCGCCCGGACCATCCTGCGCGACCCGCCGATCCTGGTGCTCGACGAGGCCACCAGTGCCCTCGACACCCAGACCGAGCAGGCCGTGCAGAAGGCCATCGACGCGGCGAGCGTGGGCCGTACCACCATCACGGTCGCCCACCGGCTGTCGACGGTCCGCAACTCCGACGAGATCATCGTGCTGGACCGCGGCCGGGTCTCCGAGCGCGGCACCCACGACGAGCTGATCCTGCGCGGTGGCCACTACGCGACGCTCATCAACCGGGACAGCGAGCCGATAGCGGTCTGA
- a CDS encoding ABC transporter permease: MSSTDTLPAAGDRAVRRDGAGAGLDTLGAGLDALEAAHTQRASFSQVLKKKVLPPILGIVLVVGAWQLAYSLHLTSPEKLPSPANVWHSLTVLWDEGTLFSIVWTSLWRGVSGFLAAVAIGTPIGLFVAQVKPVRAAIGPVLAGLQSLPSVAWVPAAVIWLGINNSAMYAVILLGSVPSIANGLIAGIDQVPPLTLRAGRTLGASGLRGARHVLLPGALPGYLAGLKQGWAFSWRALMAAELIASSPELGIGLGRYLQNQREFSDMPGVMLGILLIFVVGVAIDLLFFSPLERRVLRSRGLLAAR; the protein is encoded by the coding sequence ATGTCCAGCACTGACACCCTGCCCGCGGCGGGCGACCGCGCCGTCCGACGCGACGGCGCGGGGGCCGGCCTCGACACCCTGGGGGCCGGTCTCGACGCGCTGGAGGCCGCCCACACGCAGCGCGCCTCGTTCAGCCAGGTGCTGAAGAAGAAGGTGCTGCCGCCGATCCTGGGCATCGTGCTGGTCGTCGGTGCCTGGCAGCTCGCCTACAGCCTGCACCTGACCAGCCCCGAAAAGCTGCCGAGCCCGGCGAACGTGTGGCACTCGCTCACGGTCCTCTGGGACGAGGGCACCCTGTTCTCCATCGTCTGGACCAGCCTGTGGCGCGGCGTCTCGGGCTTCCTGGCGGCCGTCGCGATCGGTACGCCGATCGGCCTGTTCGTCGCCCAGGTCAAGCCGGTACGAGCCGCCATCGGACCGGTGCTGGCGGGCCTGCAGTCGCTGCCTTCGGTCGCCTGGGTGCCGGCCGCCGTCATCTGGCTCGGCATCAACAACTCGGCCATGTACGCCGTGATCCTGCTGGGCTCGGTGCCCTCGATCGCCAACGGCCTGATCGCCGGGATCGACCAGGTGCCTCCGCTGACCCTGAGGGCCGGGCGCACGCTCGGTGCGAGCGGTCTGCGCGGCGCCCGGCACGTGCTGCTGCCCGGCGCCCTGCCCGGGTACCTGGCCGGGCTGAAGCAGGGCTGGGCGTTCTCCTGGCGGGCGCTGATGGCCGCCGAGCTCATCGCCTCCTCCCCCGAGCTGGGGATCGGCCTCGGCCGCTACCTGCAGAACCAGCGGGAGTTCTCCGACATGCCGGGTGTGATGCTCGGCATCCTCCTGATCTTCGTCGTCGGCGTCGCCATCGACCTGCTGTTCTTCAGCCCGCTGGAGCGCCGGGTGCTGCGCAGCCGCGGGCTGCTGGCCGCGCGCTGA
- a CDS encoding sulfate adenylyltransferase subunit 1: MTTTTEQLSATTLLRFATAGSVDDGKSTLVGRLLHDSKSVLTDQLEAVERVSASRGQDTPDLALLTDGLRAEREQGITIDVAYRYFATTRRRFILADTPGHVQYTRNMVTGASTADLAVVLVDARNGMVEQTRRHTAVAALLRVPHVVLAVNKMDLVGYKECVFAEIAEEFTSYAATLGVKNVVAIPLSALAGDNVVEPSANMDWYGGRTLLEHLETVPVGSDPREEPARFPVQYVIRPQSAEHPDYRGYAGQIASGVLRVGDAVTVLPSGHTTAVAAIDALGTQTDVAWAPQSVTVRLTDDIDISRGDLIAAGGTAEEPTKDIEASVCHLNERPLHVGAKVLLKHTTRTVRAVVKDISYRIDISTLERRPGAEGLQVNDIGHVVLRTAEPLSLDPYADNRRTGSFLLIDPADGTTLAAGMAGEPFETVRRKAAAIDEEDWV; the protein is encoded by the coding sequence ATGACCACAACCACCGAGCAGCTCAGCGCCACCACGCTGCTGCGCTTCGCGACCGCGGGCTCCGTCGACGACGGCAAGTCCACCCTGGTCGGCCGCCTGCTGCACGACTCCAAGTCGGTCCTCACCGACCAGCTGGAAGCCGTGGAGCGGGTCTCGGCCAGCCGCGGCCAGGACACCCCCGACCTCGCACTGCTCACCGACGGCCTGCGCGCCGAGCGAGAGCAGGGCATCACCATCGACGTGGCCTACCGCTACTTCGCCACCACCCGGCGCCGGTTCATCCTGGCCGACACCCCCGGGCACGTGCAGTACACCCGCAACATGGTCACCGGCGCCTCCACCGCCGACCTCGCCGTGGTGCTGGTCGACGCCCGCAACGGCATGGTCGAGCAGACCCGCCGGCACACCGCGGTCGCGGCCCTGCTGCGGGTCCCGCACGTGGTCCTCGCCGTCAACAAGATGGACCTGGTGGGCTACAAGGAATGCGTCTTCGCGGAGATCGCCGAGGAGTTCACCTCCTACGCCGCCACGCTCGGGGTCAAGAACGTCGTGGCGATCCCGCTCTCCGCGCTGGCCGGCGACAACGTCGTCGAACCCTCCGCCAACATGGACTGGTACGGCGGCCGGACCCTGCTGGAGCACCTGGAGACCGTCCCGGTCGGCAGTGACCCGAGGGAAGAGCCCGCCCGCTTCCCCGTCCAGTACGTGATCCGCCCGCAGAGCGCCGAGCACCCCGACTACCGCGGCTACGCCGGCCAGATCGCCTCCGGCGTCCTGCGCGTCGGGGACGCCGTCACCGTCCTGCCCTCCGGACACACCACCGCCGTCGCGGCCATCGACGCGCTCGGTACGCAGACGGACGTCGCCTGGGCGCCCCAGTCCGTCACCGTCCGGCTCACCGACGACATCGACATCTCGCGCGGCGACCTGATCGCGGCCGGGGGCACGGCCGAGGAGCCCACCAAGGACATCGAGGCCAGCGTCTGCCACCTCAACGAGCGCCCCCTGCACGTCGGCGCCAAGGTGTTGCTCAAGCACACCACCCGCACCGTGCGCGCCGTGGTCAAGGACATCTCGTACCGGATCGACATCAGCACCCTCGAACGGCGCCCCGGCGCCGAGGGTCTGCAGGTCAACGACATCGGCCACGTCGTGCTGCGCACGGCCGAGCCGCTCTCGCTCGACCCCTACGCCGACAACCGCCGGACGGGCTCGTTCCTGCTGATCGACCCGGCCGACGGCACCACCCTCGCAGCCGGCATGGCGGGCGAGCCCTTCGAGACCGTACGGCGCAAGGCCGCGGCAATCGACGAGGAGGACTGGGTCTGA
- a CDS encoding helix-turn-helix transcriptional regulator, with amino-acid sequence MCKPEWRRARVQAQRLADLARLRRVRDRIDREYAQPLDVEALARFVDMSAGHLSRQFRAAYGESPYSYLMTRRIERAAALLRRGDLSVTEVCFAVGCASLGTFTTRFTELVGMPPGAFRRQAAGAAADPADPADPGDAAGAARGAGPAIKVEGMPACVAKQVSRPVRVREAPASARPLG; translated from the coding sequence ATGTGCAAGCCCGAATGGCGGCGTGCACGCGTCCAGGCGCAGCGTCTGGCCGACCTCGCGCGGCTGCGCCGCGTCCGCGACCGGATCGACAGGGAATACGCGCAGCCACTGGACGTGGAAGCACTCGCCCGTTTCGTGGACATGTCCGCCGGGCACCTGAGCCGGCAGTTCCGGGCCGCCTACGGCGAGTCTCCGTACTCCTACCTGATGACGCGTCGCATCGAGCGGGCGGCAGCGCTGCTGCGGCGCGGCGACCTCAGCGTCACCGAGGTCTGCTTCGCGGTCGGCTGCGCGTCGCTGGGCACGTTCACCACCCGCTTCACCGAGCTGGTCGGCATGCCGCCCGGGGCCTTCCGGCGCCAGGCGGCGGGTGCGGCGGCCGACCCCGCCGACCCCGCCGACCCCGGCGATGCCGCGGGTGCGGCCCGCGGTGCCGGGCCGGCGATCAAGGTGGAGGGGATGCCGGCGTGCGTGGCGAAGCAGGTCTCGAGACCGGTCAGGGTTCGAGAAGCCCCGGCCTCCGCACGGCCCCTGGGGTAA